The following are from one region of the Silene latifolia isolate original U9 population chromosome 9, ASM4854445v1, whole genome shotgun sequence genome:
- the LOC141602296 gene encoding protein SRG1-like has translation MSDLASKFVIAQFPVEVISKSKDKNMIKKYIVKSTEDYVSSSLPYIEFPTIDLQRLLDSDEELQKFDHALSSLGAFQLINHGIESFKFDQVLNISKQFFSLPIEEKQKYARSVSMLGGWKHDKLQGWGTDQMVETQAFNWNDRLMLTMYPIQFRNFKYWPSESVPNFRKVFEEYASETKRIKEVLFKALSKILKLPEDNLLNKYANDGTMISRITYYPASPYPDRMLGSSPHTDTNMFTTVLPDNEVEGLQFEKDGQWFKVPIIPYALIVNVADMLEIMTNGRVKSPVHRVATNSEKGRISIATGIGAPPNTEIGPLKEFITEERPQLYPYLKNSADVTANYYAAGKIFMREVRKYGPNILSQQFAS, from the exons ATGTCAGACCTTGCATCCAAATTTGTTATCGCACAATTTCCAGTTGAGGTGATAAGCAAAAGTAAagataaaaacatgataaaaaaatACATTGTCAAATCAACTGAAGATTACGTTAGTTCCTCACTTCCATACATAGAGTTTCCCACCATTGATCTTCAACGACTCCTAGACTCGGATGAAGAATTACAAAAGTTTGATCATGCTCTTAGCTCTTTAGGAGCTTTTCAG CTTATTAATCACGGCATAGAAAGCTTTAAATTTGATCAAGTACTGAACATTAGCAAACAATTTTTTTCTCTTCCAATAGAAGAGAAACAAAAATATGCGAGATCTGTATCAATGTTAGGAGGGTGGAAACATGATAAACTGCAAGGTTGGGGAACTGACCAAATGGTTGAGACTCAAGCATTCAATTGGAATGATAGGCTGATGCTTACCATGTACCCTATTCAATTTCGTAATTTCAAGTATTGGCCCTCTGAAAGCGTACCAAATTTCAG GAAAGTGTTTGAAGAGTATGCATCGGAGACAAAAAGAATCAAAGAGGTGTTATTTAAAGCACTTTCAAAAATATTGAAGTTGCCAGAAGATAACTTGCTAAATAAGTATGCAAATGACGGAACAATGATTTCAAGAATCACTTACTATCCAGCATCTCCATACCCAGATAGAATGCTTGGGTCAAGTCCACATACAGATACAAACATGTTTACCACTGTGCTGCCAGACAATGAGGTTGAAGGTCTCCAATTTGAGAAAGATGGTCAATGGTTTAAAGTACCAATTATCCCTTATGCGCTAATTGTCAATGTTGCTGATATGTTGGAG ATAATGACAAATGGAAGAGTAAAGAGCCCAGTTCACAGGGTAGCGACAAATTCAGAGAAAGGTCGGATATCAATAGCCACTGGAATCGGTGCACCCCCAAACACTGAAATAGGGCCATTAAAGGAGTTTATTACTGAAGAGAGACCACAACTTTACCCTTATCTTAAAAACTCTGCAGATGTAACTGCCAATTATTACGCAGCAGGCAAAATATTCATGAGAGAAGTCCGAAAGTATGGACCAAATATCTTGTCTCAACAATTTGCATCATGA